The Prunus dulcis chromosome 3, ALMONDv2, whole genome shotgun sequence genome segment GTACGGCTTAGCAAGGTTTTCATCTGTgttgtctatatatataaacagtATCTGGATCAAGAGAATGACAAAGGAAAAATCATTAGTAGGTTTAACCAGTTCACCAAATAGCTTCAACATTTAGTACATTTGAGTACCTTTGACTTGAACTGTCTAGCAACATCTTGAAGGGGCTCAAGAAGTTTCTTAAAGTCATCTGCCTCTGCAAAGACAAGAACCTAGGCAATAATAGAGAGTCATTAAACAAAATAACCTTGCAAGTATGCTTTCGCATTTCCAAATTGTGATTGATACTGAGCTTCAAGAAAAGTGTAACCCTTAAAAGTTAATGTACGTccacaaatattattttgacatATGATTTACATTGAATGACAGAAACCTGCAAATTGTCATTTTGAGTATCTTGAATTCCAGAATCCAGAAGGGAGATGAACAGTTTCCACAAGTTTGGAAGATCATAATGTAGCTTTTGATTACAGTTTCTCAAATAATCTAATTCAGAAGGCCAAACTTGGCTCTTAATTGCGTACCGAGTGTACTAGTTCAATTTACAATTTTGAGTATTGTACACATGATTGttgtttcttatttatttattttcaatgaccctttttgtttaatattgtCCAGACTTCAAATTTTCATCTGCAACAAGGTACATGgtaaaacaatataaaaattcaacaaaaagatgtagacatatatataataacaaGACAATTTATGATTGAAGCTTAAAAAAGATATGATGTATTGGAAGAAACAGCAACCTGAAGTTTAATAGGGCTGGAGTAAACTCTGGCGGAATTTGTTTCAGTCAGTTTGTTAACCAATGGAAGCTTGTTATAGTCTAGAAACTGCAAAATTTTGTCCGTTTCAAAGGTCCCTTCtgcaaaaccaaacaaattcATGAATATGTTAGAATAAGTCCGTAACTAAAAAATATGTCTACTTATTGTTCACAGAATATAAACTTCATTTAATAACAAAAATgagcaaaaatcacatattGACCAAGTTGAACAAGCAAGCaggaaaacaataaatttcaTCACcttggaaaaaaaaggagatatAAATTACACAAAGCACAAATAcaacaagaataaaattgaactACAAATAACAAGCTTTTCTGAGAGAAAAATTGTGTCAGTAATAGATAAGTTTTACTCATTCACCAACTCACCATATGAAGTATATCTTTCTGGCTCACTTTTCGCAATTCCAAGGAAAAGATTAGTTGGTTTTACATTTGGAAAGAGAACTTTAGCAACCTCAATGTTGCTTACTCCTACAAACTGGATTGCATTGTCCGCTGCTGCTGCTTTTACAAATTCTTCGTAGTCAGGCCCCTGAATAATTTCAGAACAAACATATAAGCCCAAGAATATAAATACTGTCCAAACAAATATACAATCAAGGCAGAGGCCTCATTCTAACCCCAGATTCAAAATCAGGTTGACAGTATTTCTTGTGTAGCATTCTAAGATAATCTAGAAAAACAATAAACGTGCACCAACCTCAAATTTTTCAAACAGACCAACAACAAATATATGGTGCTTTTTGAGAAACTCTTCTGCCTCTGTCACTGAGCTTATCCTAATAACAGGTTCACCAGTTTTCTTCCTTGCCCAAATCACTATTTCTTCCCTGAATCAAAATTTGCCCAACAAGAACATTAATGGAAATGCACAACTCAGTTGATGTATATATTCAAACACATACGTACATTATATTCATGCTGCACAGAAATGATTAAAAATTGTTCAAGTCAAACACACTATGAGGCCAATAACAAGCACATAAAGCACAGAAATTTTCTGCTGAGTTATATTTTATCATCTCACTGACGACCAAACAACAAAGATTcacataaaatatttcaattaaacAGTTTGACCAATTTGTGAGCTACTTACGCAGAAAAGCCACCGGTGTACACTTGAGAGGTGCCATTGACAAACAGAAGCAGAGTAGGGAACCCTTTGATCTCAAGAGACGACGCCGTTTTCGGATGCCGCTCGGCATCAAGCTTAGCCAAGAAAAGGGGGCTTCCCAATTCTTTCAATGAAGTTGCAGCCTCAGCAAACTGAGGCATAAGCTCAGCGCTCCTAGAGCACCAAGGGGCATACCCAAGAACCAGAACAAACTCATGCCCTTCAATGACCCTCTTTGTGTTGTCATGGTTAAGCTCAAGAACAATCCTCTGGGCTTTGGTTAACACCTCTGCCTCTGAGGACCTCACACTGGCACTGGAACCttcttgctcttcttcttgttccaCTTGTTCATCCAATGCCAATAGCTCCTCCAATTCACCATCTTCATTTTCATCTGTGGTGGGTTCAGAGGCTTTGATGGAAGTTAGGAAATTGACTAATAGGAGAAGGGTGAGGGTTAAAAGGATCAATCTTGAAGTGGGTTTTGGTCTAAACATGGTGTTGAGCAATGGGTTTATCAGAAGTTTGCAGAGGGAAGTGCGGTTCTTGTGGATCTTGAATGAGACCTATGGTGTAAAAGACAGGGTCTTTGTGAGAAGCTTTTATATCAGAGAGAACTGAGAAGGGGATCTGTGTAACatgaagatgaaaatgaaGGTCTTTAATATCTAGTGTCAGTCAAATATAATAGAAAGGTAATGTCCAATTCCCTTGATTGATGCTACTGCCTTTCACTGCCTTGATTGATGCAATTGTTgcctttgtatttttcttttttctttttgtaatattattagaataaataaatgaaattgtcaatttttagttattttagaAAATGTCAAATATTCCCTTTTCATTGAaatgttattttgaatataaCCTGCATGAACTATTTCTTATTGCTTGTGCATCCTTATGGTGGTAGCCACTACGCACCATGTTTTCAGGTACAAAATAAGGTTGACCATGGCAAAGTCATTATGAAACTGTTGCCATAATGAGTTTCCCTTCCATCGATTCACTTCTTTCTTGTAGagaaaattgagtgcgatcacaaaattaataataaatgcTAGAAACTTCACgtcttttttcaaaagaaaatatttttgctcactaTTTTAACTCAAAGTGAGAATACATACTAGATTACCGTGATCATTAACGTAGAAATTACAATATTCCGTTTATGTTGGAAGCTGTTATTTGCAACTCAAagtattctatttattttgaagtactaataacaattttctttttcttttctcatatAAATATTGTACTTATGTCTAAAAGGAGGTTGCTTTAAGGTTTAGCGCCTAGAGATTATGATTTGGTGTTAAAGGACTTGTAAAGTAAGATATCAGCTAGAAGAGGTGAGCAGAGGATTTGACCCTCCAATTATATGACTCAGAACATTGTGCTGCACATCCAAAACTTCATTGTCGTTGAAATCGTTCATACAATACAACATGCATAACACAAATTCAAACTTATTTACATTCATTTGCACAATCCTCACAGAGGATCACAACTAAACCAGTGCCAGGAATTGTCAAAGTAGGGATTTTAATCAGGCCAGAAAAGAAAGCGACAATTTTAACTTGTCGAAAATGAGCAACTCAACTCAAATTGCAGGTACTCTGTATGCTCCATGAAATTTCACAAGCAATGAGTAACAGATACTGCAAGTATGCACCTCAATGCTAAAGGACATCACTCATAAGTGCATGAACTCTTTTTGAACTTGATGGGTTTGGTAAAAGTGGGATCCAGAACCAAAGGGCACGAGATTCGCCTTCGATGCTTTGTTTTC includes the following:
- the LOC117623492 gene encoding protein disulfide isomerase-like 1-6, with product MFRPKPTSRLILLTLTLLLLVNFLTSIKASEPTTDENEDGELEELLALDEQVEQEEEQEGSSASVRSSEAEVLTKAQRIVLELNHDNTKRVIEGHEFVLVLGYAPWCSRSAELMPQFAEAATSLKELGSPLFLAKLDAERHPKTASSLEIKGFPTLLLFVNGTSQVYTGGFSAEEIVIWARKKTGEPVIRISSVTEAEEFLKKHHIFVVGLFEKFEGPDYEEFVKAAAADNAIQFVGVSNIEVAKVLFPNVKPTNLFLGIAKSEPERYTSYEGTFETDKILQFLDYNKLPLVNKLTETNSARVYSSPIKLQVLVFAEADDFKKLLEPLQDVARQFKSKILFIYIDNTDENLAKPYLTLFGLEESDSTVVTAFDISVNSKYLLESDPTPSNIKEFCSGLLRGTLSSHFKSQPIPDNTNETVQGIVGKTFDDKVLNSHKNVLLEVFTPWCINCETTSKHVEKLAKHFKGLDNLVFARIDASANEHPKLQVNDYPTLLFYTANDKANPIKLSTKSSLKDLATTINKHLKAKDNVAKEKDNVPKDEL